The following coding sequences lie in one Fusobacterium sp. genomic window:
- the dxr gene encoding 1-deoxy-D-xylulose-5-phosphate reductoisomerase: MKRIIVLGATGSIGTNALEVIRNAGEKFKVVALSGYKNHKLLLEQIREFAPEYVAVGTEEGYKEIKAEFPNMKIFLGEEGLRELAMLKDYDILLSAVSGAVGIEATVEGIKNSKRIALANKETMVAAGSYINRLLGEYPKAEIIPVDSEHSAIFQSLLGGKKKEVEKIIITASGGTFRGKKKEELKKVKVEDALRHPNWSMGKKITIDSSSLVNKGLEVIEAHELFGVDYDHIDVLVHPQSVIHSMVQFNDKSVIAQLGVPDMKLPIQYAFTYPKRAANTIFEALDFIKVSTLTFERVDDETFRGVELAYKAGKAGKSMPAVFNAANEVAVELFMKGKIGFLVIYEIIEESMDRHELVEIDSVETVKRVDKETRNWVYSKYGKCKGEK, from the coding sequence TAATAGTATTAGGAGCTACTGGAAGTATAGGAACTAATGCTTTAGAAGTAATAAGAAATGCAGGAGAAAAATTTAAAGTGGTAGCCCTAAGTGGTTATAAAAATCATAAACTGCTTTTGGAGCAGATAAGAGAGTTTGCTCCAGAATATGTTGCAGTAGGAACAGAAGAAGGATATAAAGAAATAAAGGCAGAATTTCCAAATATGAAAATATTTTTAGGAGAGGAAGGACTTAGAGAACTTGCCATGTTGAAAGATTATGATATACTTCTTAGTGCTGTCAGTGGAGCTGTAGGAATAGAAGCTACAGTTGAAGGAATAAAAAACAGTAAAAGAATAGCACTTGCCAATAAAGAGACTATGGTAGCTGCAGGTTCATATATAAATCGTCTTCTTGGAGAGTATCCAAAGGCTGAAATAATTCCTGTAGATAGTGAACATTCAGCTATATTTCAATCTCTGTTAGGAGGAAAGAAAAAAGAAGTTGAAAAAATAATAATAACAGCTAGTGGAGGAACTTTCAGAGGAAAGAAAAAAGAAGAATTGAAAAAAGTGAAAGTAGAAGATGCTTTAAGACATCCAAACTGGTCTATGGGTAAAAAAATAACTATTGATTCATCTTCTCTTGTAAATAAAGGACTTGAAGTAATTGAAGCTCATGAGCTTTTTGGAGTTGATTATGATCATATAGATGTTTTAGTACATCCTCAAAGTGTAATACATTCAATGGTGCAATTTAATGATAAGTCAGTGATAGCTCAGCTGGGAGTACCTGATATGAAGCTTCCTATTCAATATGCCTTTACTTATCCTAAAAGAGCAGCAAATACTATATTTGAAGCATTGGATTTTATAAAAGTATCGACTCTTACATTTGAAAGAGTTGATGATGAAACTTTTAGAGGAGTAGAACTTGCATATAAGGCAGGAAAAGCTGGAAAATCTATGCCAGCTGTATTTAATGCAGCTAATGAAGTAGCAGTAGAATTATTTATGAAAGGGAAAATAGGATTTCTCGTTATATATGAAATAATAGAAGAATCTATGGACAGGCATGAATT